A DNA window from Deltaproteobacteria bacterium contains the following coding sequences:
- a CDS encoding glucose 1-dehydrogenase — protein sequence MRLDQRIAFVTGAGSGIGRAIAQRLAREGARVAVADVNVAGAEATVALISADHGTAIALSTDITDFSSVQRAVAQVRERWGDVEILVNNAGWDRIEPFVQNTPELWQKIIAINLSGPIHCCRAVLDGMIAAGAGKIISIGSDAGRVGSSGEAVYSACKGGVIAFSKTLAREMARHHINVNVVAPGPTETPLLKEVTSGPDGAKIIAAMTRAVPFRRLGTPDEIAAAVAFFASPDADFITGQVLSVSGGLTMIG from the coding sequence GTGCGCCTCGACCAAAGGATCGCTTTCGTTACCGGCGCCGGCAGTGGAATCGGCCGTGCCATCGCTCAACGCCTCGCGCGCGAAGGTGCCCGTGTCGCGGTCGCCGATGTCAATGTCGCGGGTGCGGAGGCAACAGTCGCGCTGATCTCGGCGGACCATGGAACTGCGATCGCTTTGTCGACCGACATCACGGATTTTTCGTCGGTCCAGCGGGCGGTGGCCCAGGTGCGCGAACGATGGGGAGACGTCGAGATCTTGGTCAACAACGCGGGATGGGACCGCATCGAACCATTTGTGCAGAACACGCCCGAGCTGTGGCAGAAGATCATCGCGATCAATCTGAGCGGGCCGATCCACTGCTGCCGCGCGGTGCTCGACGGTATGATCGCGGCCGGTGCGGGAAAGATCATCAGTATCGGCTCCGATGCCGGTCGCGTCGGTAGCAGCGGTGAAGCGGTGTACTCGGCGTGTAAAGGCGGTGTCATCGCGTTTTCGAAGACGTTGGCGCGCGAAATGGCGCGGCACCACATCAACGTCAACGTCGTCGCACCGGGGCCGACCGAAACCCCGCTGCTGAAAGAAGTCACCAGCGGTCCCGACGGCGCGAAGATCATCGCCGCGATGACCCGAGCAGTGCCGTTCCGGCGGCTCGGCACGCCCGACGAGATCGCCGCCGCAGTGGCGTTCTTCGCCTCGCCAGACGCTGACTTCATCACCGGTCAAGTGCTCAGCGTCAGCGGCGGCCTGACGATGATCGGCTAG